GGGTTTGATTTCCCTTCTTGCATTCAGGTCGATGAAAATGTTCTCGCCCATCTTTCCTCGTCGATGAATGCCGAGAGCCCATAAATTAAATTCTGACTTTATTCCACTGTCTCCAATCCTTTGATTGGCTAACTTTGCTGTTGGTCCTATTTGGTATACTTCATAAATCTGTTTGGAACGAAAGCCTTCAAATAATTCGTTGATCGATCTATCTGCCCCGGACACTTCCTCCTGTTTTTCTCCTTTCGATAACAATTTTCTTCCGATTGTAAGCATATAAATAATCGCAAATAGAAGTACCATGAGGCCGATAGGAGCAAAACCGAAGAAGCTGAAACCTGGATACCCTGCTTCCCTTAAGGCCTCGTGAACTACCAGATTTGGTGGAGTGGCTATTAAAGTAAGCATGCCGCTGATCATAGCAGCCAAAGCCATCGGCATTAAAAATCTGGATCTGTTTAGACCGGTATTGGATGAGATCCTCAGGACGATGGGTATGAAAACGGCTACCACCGCGGTCGAGCTCATCAGACTGCTTAATACGGCCGCCATCAGCATGATGAGAATGAGGAGTTTACCTTCGCTTTGGCCGCCCTTTAATAAAATCAAGTTTCCTACTGCTCGGGCAACTCCCGTTCGATCCAGCATTTCGCCTATCACCAGAAGCGCTGCTATCAGGACGACTACCGGATTACCGAATCCGGAGAGTGACTCGTCGATGGTCATAATGCCACTGAGCATCAGGGTGACAATCACCATCAATGCGACTACATCAAAGCCGATTCGATTACTTGCCAAAAGTCCTGCAGCGACAACTACAAGAGCAAAAATAAAAACCATCTCTCCGGTCATCGTGAGGCAAGTTAGTGCGCGAATGAATTATGACAAGGCGGTAAGTTTTTTTATTGGTTAGAGGAAATATAGACAGGATCACCCAGAAATTTGGGTTGTCGATTGAGCACCCAGATATCCAACACCGTTTTAACGCGGGCGAGTTCCTCGCGGAGTTTGGTTTTAAAGGAATTAAGTGTGTTAACTTCCCGGGCATTGTAACCCTCCAGTGCCATTCCCCTTTGTTTCCCAATAAATATTGCCCGGCGATTGTGAAACTCCTGGGAGATGACAATGAGCATATCTTGTCCAAATATTTCCTTTGCTCTGACGACCGAGTCGAGTGTACTGAATCCAGCGAAGTCGCATACGATCCTGGCCTCCGGGATGCCTCGTTCCATCAATGCGTCTTTCATATCCTGAGGTTCGTTGTAGTGCTCGACGTGGTTATCTCCGTTTACGAGAATGGTGTGAGCTTTACCGGCATTGAAAACATCAACTGCCGCTTCGGTACGATTGTGGAAGAACAGGTTTTTCCTGCCATCAGAAAGATACCTTCGGCAACCGAGCACAAGAGCCACCTCAGCTTGTGGTAACCTGGAGATATCGGAAAACGTATTTGTTTCCGAAGCGGACTCGATGACCTTCCGCGCCAGAATGATTGAACCAAAGAATCCAAGTATTCCTGCAAGGAACGTTATAAGAAACAGTGATTTTATGTTGAGGAAAATTTCCATGACTTGATGCAAAAAATTACGGTACAAAATCTTGAAATCAGGTCAGCATTTTTCTGAGAAAGTTCACACATTCTTCAGGGTGAGTCATGACAATGAGATGTCCTCCTGTAATTTTCAAATCCACCTCTTCCGGAGAGGGGATTACAAGATCGTGGGTGCCGTGGATGCGAACAGGTTTGATGTTTGATACGAGTCCTTCCCAACTGAAAATTGCGCGGCACATGGTTCGAATAAAGTGAGGGTCGCTGTCAGCAAACATCTGGATGCAGTCGGAGCCCATTTTTCCGGCCAGTTTTTGAACAAACGCTAGTGGCGCGATTGTAACCAGCAGAGATAAGAACTGCAGAAAGGAATTTACTTCATTCTTGTGAACGGCGCTGCCTACAAGGATCAAATGATTGAGTTGAATCACGTTGGCTATCTCGCAAGCGACCATGCCTCCGAGGGATGTTCCGATTACGGAGTCTCCATTTTGTATGGCATAGGTCTCAATGATTTCAGCCGCCAGGTCGGGAATGCTTTCAGCTGTGGAATTTCTTGGCCAGTTGACGAAAACAGCATCTTTCAATTCCCGCCATGGACCGGAATACATGTCGGTCGAGGCGCCCATTCCTGGAAGGACGAATATCATTTCTGGTTTCGTCTGGGCAGAACAGGCAAGGTCGCAATAAATCGGAAGGGCCGCATGATCCCGTAAGAATCGGTGAGCGGTTTAACGCTGGGATCTGGCTCGGTGAGCTTTCTGAGGTATGGAATCGATGCCAATTGGATTAGGATGATGAACACAAAGTAGCTGAGAAAGGCAGGGAGGTTCATAGTTGGCGTAGCACCAGTTTTTTTGAAAAGAAGTCCCCATCCTATGGATGCTACGCCAGTGGCAAAGCCAACGA
This is a stretch of genomic DNA from Verrucomicrobiota bacterium. It encodes these proteins:
- a CDS encoding YdcF family protein produces the protein MEIFLNIKSLFLITFLAGILGFFGSIILARKVIESASETNTFSDISRLPQAEVALVLGCRRYLSDGRKNLFFHNRTEAAVDVFNAGKAHTILVNGDNHVEHYNEPQDMKDALMERGIPEARIVCDFAGFSTLDSVVRAKEIFGQDMLIVISQEFHNRRAIFIGKQRGMALEGYNAREVNTLNSFKTKLREELARVKTVLDIWVLNRQPKFLGDPVYISSNQ
- a CDS encoding alpha/beta hydrolase: MIFVLPGMGASTDMYSGPWRELKDAVFVNWPRNSTAESIPDLAAEIIETYAIQNGDSVIGTSLGGMVACEIANVIQLNHLILVGSAVHKNEVNSFLQFLSLLVTIAPLAFVQKLAGKMGSDCIQMFADSDPHFIRTMCRAIFSWEGLVSNIKPVRIHGTHDLVIPSPEEVDLKITGGHLIVMTHPEECVNFLRKMLT